The Chitinophaga niabensis genomic interval GAGCTCAAAAAATGGCCCGAAGCTGCGAAAGAACTTTTCACCAAAGGCATTGAGAAACTGGAAAGGATGCATCCCAGCACACCGGATTATTCCGTGGTGTACAATCACCTGGACCTGATGCTGGACCTGCCTTGGGCGGAATACACCAAAGACAGTTACGATCTGAAGAAAGCCAAAAAAGTACTGGATAACGATCACTATGGTATGGACCGCATCAAGGAACGGATCCTTGAGTACCTGGCCGTACTGAAACTGAAAGGGGACATGAAGTCGCCCATCCTTTGTTTTGTAGGCCCTCCCGGTATCGGTAAAACATCCCTGGGACGTTCTATTGCCAATGCCATCGGCCGTAAATACGCCCGTTTGAGCCTTGGTGGCCTGCATGACGAAAGTGAGATCAGAGGGCACCGGAAAACGTACATTGGCGCTATGGCGGGCAGGATCCTGCAAACCATCCGCAAGGTAAAATCTTCCAACCCGGTAATGATCCTGGACGAAATAGATAAAGTAGGGAACGATTTCAGAGGAGACCCGGCTTCCGCACTGCTGGAAGTACTGGACCCTGAACAGAACGGTACCTTCTACGATAACTACCTGGAGCTGGAATATGATCTCAGCAAGGTGTTATTCATCGCTACGGCCAACAATATCAATGCTATTCCACTGGCCCTGCGCGACAGGCTGGAGATCATTGACCTGAGCGGTTATTCCATCGAAGAAAAAATGGAGATCGCCAAACGTCACCTGATCCCTAAACAGAAAGAAGCACACGGCCTCAAGGATTATAAATTCACTTTTGCCAATAAAGTGATCGAAAAGATCATTGCTGATTACACCCGGGAAAGTGGTGTGCGCGAACTGGACCGCCAGTTTGCTGCCATCATGCGTTCCCTGGCTAAAGATGTGGCCATGGGCACAAAGCTGAAAGATACCATTTCGGAGGAAAGAGCGGATAAAGCACTGGGAAAACCCAAATACAGCAATGAGATCTATAAAACCGGCAACCCCGCAGGGGTAGCGGTAGGTTTAGCCTGGACGTATGTAGGAGGAGATATCCTCTTCATTGAAACCAGCCTCAGTGATGGTAAGGGAGAGTTGAAGCTCACCGGTAACCTCGGCAATGTGATGAAGGAATCAGCTGTGACCGCGCTCAGTTATGTACAATCCAATGCGAGTGCATTAAAGATAGATCCGAAAGTACTGCAGCATAAAAATGTGCATGTGCACGTACCGGAAGGCGCCGTTCCAAAAGACGGCCCCAGCGCAGGTATTACCATGCTTACGGCACTTGTTTCCAGTTTTACCGGCCGCAGGGTGAAACCTTACCTGGCTATGACCGGTGAGATCACTTTACGCGGACAGGTATTACCCGTTGGCGGGATCAAGGAAAAGATCCTTGCTGCCAAACGTGCCGGGATCAAAGAGATCGTACTCTGCTGGCAGAACGAGAAGGATATTACGGACATTAATCCCGAGTATATCAAAGGATTAAAGTTCCATTATGTAAAAGAAATGAACCAAGTGCTGGAAACAGCGTTATTAAAGAGATAGAAACAAGGTTATTCATTCCTGGCATACCTTGTTACCACAAGTTCACTTTTAGCGAAGTGAGCGCATGTTGATTGTTTAAGGGTTTAAAATAAAGCCATCCGCAAGGGTGGCTTTATTGTTGTTATTTGTATCTTCATTTTCGTGCTCCGCAACCTGTTTATATTACTGTTATTATCCTCCTCCGCTCATGCACAGGTGCTGGGTGGAAAAAATGTCTATTCCTTCCTGGACCTGCCGGCTGCTCCACAGATCACGGCATTGGGAGGGGTAAACGTCAGCCAGCAGAATAATGATCTTTCCCTGGCATTACTGAATCCTGCATTGTTGCGGCCTTCTATGCATACACAATTGCAGGTGAATTATGCGGGTTATTTCGCCGGTGTGAAATACCTGCACGTAGCAGCGGCTTTTCATGTACCTTCTGTGGCCACTACCTTTGCCACCAGTTTGCAGTATGTAGGTTACGGAGATATCACACATACGGATGCAGCAGGGAATGTAATGGGTACCTTTCGTCCGAATGATCTTGCCTGGCAGATCAGCGCTTCCCGCAAATACCTGGAAAAATGGTATTATGGCTTGAGCATAAAATATATTCATTCCCGTTACCTGCAATATCAATCTTCCGGTATCAGTACAGATGTAGGGATTGCCTACCAGGATACCGCCAGGGGATGGCAGGCCGGGCTCATGGCAAAGAATATGGGTACCCAGCTGAGTGCTTATGGCGGTGGTGAAAAAGAACCTTTACCCTTTGATCTGCAGGTTGGTATTTCAAAAAGACTGGAACACGTGCCTTTGCAATTATCCGCCACCCTGCATCATATTTATCAGTTTGATATCCGTTATGCAGATCCGGGTTTTGAAGAAGGAACAGTCATAGAGAACGGAGATACAACTAACAGAAGCAGTGGTACTGTAGATAAGATCTTCCGCCACTTTGTGCTGGCGGCACAATTCGAAATAGGAAAGTACGTGGAATTAACTGCAGCTTATAA includes:
- the lon gene encoding endopeptidase La, producing the protein MNTFFLGNSEEEMEFMPIIPLNEDGEGMEDDKIPEELSLLPLRNTVLFPGVVLPITVGRDKSIKAVNDAYKTDKMIGVVAQKDSNIEEPGVTDLSEVGTVAKIVKLIKMPDGGTTIIIQGRKRFKINDIVTEDPYFKAHYELLSDEVDENDSEFDAYVSSIKDLAAQIIQLSPNIPSEASMILKNIENAPFLIHFVSSNLNSDVKEKQQLLEINNLRVRAELLMKLLQVELQLAELKNKINNKTKADLDKQQREYFLQQQLKSIKDELGGDSNDREVKEMQRKAELKKWPEAAKELFTKGIEKLERMHPSTPDYSVVYNHLDLMLDLPWAEYTKDSYDLKKAKKVLDNDHYGMDRIKERILEYLAVLKLKGDMKSPILCFVGPPGIGKTSLGRSIANAIGRKYARLSLGGLHDESEIRGHRKTYIGAMAGRILQTIRKVKSSNPVMILDEIDKVGNDFRGDPASALLEVLDPEQNGTFYDNYLELEYDLSKVLFIATANNINAIPLALRDRLEIIDLSGYSIEEKMEIAKRHLIPKQKEAHGLKDYKFTFANKVIEKIIADYTRESGVRELDRQFAAIMRSLAKDVAMGTKLKDTISEERADKALGKPKYSNEIYKTGNPAGVAVGLAWTYVGGDILFIETSLSDGKGELKLTGNLGNVMKESAVTALSYVQSNASALKIDPKVLQHKNVHVHVPEGAVPKDGPSAGITMLTALVSSFTGRRVKPYLAMTGEITLRGQVLPVGGIKEKILAAKRAGIKEIVLCWQNEKDITDINPEYIKGLKFHYVKEMNQVLETALLKR
- the porQ gene encoding type IX secretion system protein PorQ — translated: MLRNLFILLLLSSSAHAQVLGGKNVYSFLDLPAAPQITALGGVNVSQQNNDLSLALLNPALLRPSMHTQLQVNYAGYFAGVKYLHVAAAFHVPSVATTFATSLQYVGYGDITHTDAAGNVMGTFRPNDLAWQISASRKYLEKWYYGLSIKYIHSRYLQYQSSGISTDVGIAYQDTARGWQAGLMAKNMGTQLSAYGGGEKEPLPFDLQVGISKRLEHVPLQLSATLHHIYQFDIRYADPGFEEGTVIENGDTTNRSSGTVDKIFRHFVLAAQFEIGKYVELTAAYNHLRRKELAMVSQQGLSGFSLGVGVVVNKLQLRFARSWYQRTVAFNHLGISLPLNQWMGLGKFGDRIGWKPD